One window from the genome of Natronomonas pharaonis DSM 2160 encodes:
- a CDS encoding methyl-accepting chemotaxis protein, producing the protein MSSLEPGVDAEDDGVVVDDQMIANAEGALDVVRTASETVDAELGDIVDRTEKQAAEAESVVDEIGDLSASIEEVASTADEVSDQAEEAADRTADGREAAQEAIGVMEDVRAAGTEAGEEVERLVEKIDRIEEALSGIDRIAEQTNLLALNASIEAARAGEEGDGFAVVAEEVKNLAEEAQSQAGEIETVLEEVREATDRTVEQLDEAIVEIDNGAEQVETTMQSLDAVTETVEAAADGIESVSAVTDDQAQTSESVAHRAETLAERADAIEGDVHSIRDARTDQTDMLAEIGDALSAAAATGTAGTGRQLSTGVNDLDAACDGGLVDGGRLVLEHDDGAADGLIAQLCAAALESGRAVSLTPTATLDRETLSTALSSVGRTLETELREDRLFVLDAFGGWGDSRNVFDLGAESLGEVNRTTDERRSEPLFVVGNIAGEIEVLGEAAARKARYENDGSVLEETDTVLNVIDTATVDDQFGAFYVGAADQTLQLSRRKGDWRFQHNDDQPVPVEPLESPPYLAVK; encoded by the coding sequence ATGAGCAGCCTCGAACCGGGTGTCGATGCGGAGGACGACGGCGTCGTCGTCGACGACCAGATGATAGCAAACGCTGAGGGGGCGCTGGATGTCGTCCGGACGGCCTCAGAGACTGTCGATGCAGAACTTGGCGATATCGTTGACAGAACCGAAAAGCAGGCCGCCGAGGCTGAAAGTGTCGTCGACGAAATCGGTGACCTCTCCGCATCAATCGAAGAGGTCGCCTCAACAGCTGACGAGGTCAGCGACCAAGCCGAGGAGGCTGCAGACCGGACCGCCGACGGCCGAGAGGCCGCACAGGAAGCCATCGGCGTCATGGAAGACGTACGCGCAGCCGGAACGGAGGCCGGCGAGGAGGTCGAACGGCTCGTCGAGAAAATCGACCGCATCGAGGAAGCGCTCTCCGGCATCGACCGTATCGCCGAGCAGACGAACCTGCTGGCGCTAAATGCGTCCATCGAGGCCGCCCGAGCCGGCGAGGAGGGCGACGGCTTCGCCGTCGTCGCCGAGGAGGTAAAGAACCTCGCCGAGGAGGCCCAATCGCAGGCCGGCGAAATCGAGACCGTTCTCGAAGAAGTTCGGGAGGCGACAGACCGCACCGTCGAACAGCTGGACGAAGCCATTGTGGAAATCGACAACGGTGCCGAGCAGGTCGAGACGACGATGCAGAGCCTCGACGCCGTGACCGAAACCGTCGAGGCCGCCGCAGACGGTATCGAATCCGTTTCGGCGGTAACGGACGACCAAGCACAGACCAGCGAGTCGGTCGCCCACCGTGCCGAGACACTCGCCGAGCGGGCCGACGCCATCGAAGGCGATGTCCACTCGATTCGCGACGCTCGGACCGACCAGACGGATATGCTGGCAGAAATCGGCGACGCACTCTCGGCGGCTGCGGCGACAGGGACGGCCGGGACCGGCCGACAGCTGTCGACCGGCGTCAACGACCTCGATGCGGCCTGTGACGGCGGGCTCGTCGACGGCGGCCGGCTCGTGCTCGAGCACGATGATGGCGCGGCTGATGGCCTCATCGCACAGTTGTGCGCCGCTGCCCTCGAATCGGGACGAGCGGTTTCGCTGACGCCGACGGCAACCCTTGACCGGGAAACGCTGTCGACTGCGCTCTCGTCGGTCGGCCGCACGCTCGAAACCGAGTTGCGAGAGGACCGGCTGTTCGTCCTCGATGCCTTCGGCGGCTGGGGTGACTCGCGGAACGTCTTCGACCTCGGTGCCGAGTCGCTCGGTGAGGTCAACCGGACGACCGACGAGCGCCGGTCCGAACCGCTGTTCGTCGTTGGCAACATCGCCGGCGAAATCGAGGTACTCGGCGAGGCCGCGGCCCGCAAGGCCCGGTATGAGAACGACGGAAGCGTTCTCGAAGAAACCGACACGGTGCTCAACGTCATCGACACCGCAACCGTCGACGACCAGTTCGGCGCGTTCTACGTTGGGGCGGCCGACCAGACTCTCCAACTCTCCCGGCGAAAGGGCGATTGGCGGTTCCAACACAACGACGACCAGCCAGTTCCCGTCGAACCGCTCGAATCGCCGCCGTACCTCGCAGTCAAATAA
- a CDS encoding methyl-accepting chemotaxis protein, with protein sequence MSSATGVRRWAGDIAAAYKRLLWGMMRVLNIDDSMWRKIMVAVGLQFGAGVALVATMLLLDGTVATAVGLTVFVLAAIAFFNTALIARDDLLQPLDEIRLSAEEISAGSLTTDPPHIEQDDEVGSLATSFERMHDTLQTTAKQADALANEEFDDPVLDEEVPGAFGDSLDRMAENLSVAIADLEARSARLTELVDEFEAACDRASDGDLTVRLSDEEVDDRFADVVDSYNQQLDAFDEAIARAKPFAGDVADASESARTEVSEVSQMSAENAARVEDIADDAGRQSEMLASLSNEAEKLSATIEEIAASSNELSTIASETATSAADGAAAAEDATEELHAAADIAHEADDAVTRLVEQTDEIKEIVAFIDEVATQTDLLAVNASIEAARAETDTAGFEVVAQEVKSLAEETHESAGEIEGLIENIEAETHEVADGVHRLTEHIEDAVDTVEESTEEFNQIANDTAQVDSSATEISTATDQQAEVANQVLATVEDLAEIGDSTAERAENVADRATDGSERLEDATDAVAELALQADSLAGELETFEVAAAVDDADDSETDADDETDVADGESQPTADAATEDGQQPSTEDGQQPSAEDGQQPTPQPTD encoded by the coding sequence ATGAGCAGCGCTACCGGAGTAAGACGTTGGGCCGGCGATATCGCGGCCGCGTACAAGCGGCTCCTGTGGGGGATGATGCGTGTCCTGAATATTGACGACTCGATGTGGCGGAAGATTATGGTCGCTGTCGGCCTCCAGTTCGGCGCGGGTGTCGCCCTCGTTGCGACGATGCTGCTACTTGACGGGACGGTCGCGACCGCCGTTGGTCTCACCGTCTTCGTGCTTGCCGCCATCGCCTTCTTCAACACAGCCCTTATCGCCCGTGACGACCTCCTCCAACCGCTCGATGAGATACGATTGAGCGCCGAGGAGATATCGGCCGGGTCGTTGACGACTGACCCGCCGCACATCGAACAAGACGACGAGGTCGGCTCGCTCGCTACTTCCTTTGAGCGGATGCACGATACCCTCCAAACGACTGCCAAACAGGCTGATGCTCTCGCAAACGAGGAGTTCGATGACCCGGTCCTCGACGAGGAGGTCCCCGGCGCGTTCGGGGATTCGCTCGACCGGATGGCGGAAAATCTCTCGGTGGCTATCGCCGACCTCGAAGCCCGGTCGGCCCGCCTGACTGAACTCGTCGACGAGTTTGAGGCGGCCTGCGACCGTGCCAGCGACGGCGACCTCACGGTGCGGCTCTCCGATGAGGAGGTCGACGACCGCTTTGCCGATGTCGTCGACTCGTACAACCAACAACTCGACGCGTTCGATGAAGCCATCGCCCGTGCCAAGCCGTTCGCCGGTGATGTCGCAGACGCCAGCGAGAGCGCACGTACGGAGGTTTCCGAAGTCAGCCAGATGAGCGCCGAAAACGCCGCCCGCGTTGAGGACATCGCCGACGACGCCGGCCGACAGTCGGAAATGCTCGCGTCGCTTTCCAACGAGGCCGAGAAGCTTTCGGCCACCATCGAAGAAATCGCGGCTTCCTCAAACGAGCTTTCGACTATCGCTTCCGAGACCGCGACCAGCGCCGCCGACGGCGCGGCGGCGGCCGAAGACGCCACTGAGGAACTCCACGCTGCCGCCGACATCGCCCACGAGGCCGACGACGCTGTAACCCGACTCGTCGAGCAGACCGACGAAATCAAGGAGATAGTCGCCTTCATCGACGAGGTCGCCACGCAAACGGACCTCCTCGCGGTCAACGCGTCCATTGAGGCTGCCAGAGCCGAGACCGATACCGCCGGCTTCGAGGTCGTCGCTCAGGAGGTCAAATCACTGGCGGAGGAGACACACGAATCGGCCGGCGAAATCGAGGGGCTCATCGAGAACATCGAGGCCGAAACCCACGAGGTTGCCGATGGCGTCCATCGTCTCACCGAACACATCGAGGATGCCGTCGACACCGTCGAAGAGTCGACCGAGGAGTTCAACCAGATTGCGAACGACACCGCCCAGGTCGACAGCAGCGCAACCGAAATCAGCACGGCAACTGACCAGCAGGCGGAGGTCGCAAATCAGGTGCTGGCGACGGTCGAGGACCTCGCCGAGATAGGCGACTCGACGGCCGAACGCGCCGAGAACGTCGCAGACCGTGCGACGGACGGCAGCGAGCGGCTCGAAGACGCAACCGATGCGGTCGCGGAACTGGCATTGCAGGCCGACTCACTCGCCGGCGAGCTGGAGACGTTCGAGGTCGCAGCCGCAGTTGACGATGCTGACGACTCGGAAACAGACGCCGACGACGAGACGGACGTGGCAGACGGCGAGTCGCAGCCGACGGCCGATGCTGCTACTGAGGACGGCCAGCAACCATCGACTGAAGACGGCCAGCAGCCGTCGGCCGAAGACGGCCAGCAGCCGACCCCGCAGCCAACCGACTGA
- the lysA gene encoding diaminopimelate decarboxylase, whose product MTPPVKRLADWDGDRLERLAEAHGTPLYVMDHDRIRANYARFSEAFDFAHVMYAAKANTGRAVVRTLYDAGADIECAAAGELYRAIEAGVAPEDLQYTAVNPPAGDLDYAVDLWEDTPELTITAGAEMTLDRLEARGFDGRLALRVNPGIGTGHHEKVATGKDAKFGLPYEEVEAVAEAARERFDLVGLHAHVGSGVLSGDLDDHERALQRVADLAERVGDLEFVDLGGGFGVPYRPDEEPLDIEAAAEMVRRVTADLDATVALEPGRYLVADAGALVTRVNTIKETPETRVVGVDAGLTSMIRPAMFDSYHHIRNVTGGDREPVESSVGGPLCTSADVFCTDRPIPRPEADDLLAIGNVGAYGINLASQFHSQPRPGEVAIEGDNERVTRRRETFEDLTRLEDEASGAE is encoded by the coding sequence ATGACTCCCCCCGTCAAGCGGCTCGCCGACTGGGACGGCGACCGGCTCGAACGGCTCGCCGAGGCGCACGGCACGCCGCTGTACGTGATGGACCACGACCGAATCCGGGCGAATTACGCCCGCTTTTCGGAAGCGTTCGATTTTGCGCACGTGATGTACGCCGCAAAGGCCAACACCGGCCGGGCGGTCGTCCGGACGCTCTACGACGCTGGCGCGGACATCGAGTGTGCCGCCGCCGGCGAGCTTTATCGAGCGATTGAGGCGGGCGTCGCCCCCGAGGACCTCCAGTACACTGCGGTCAACCCGCCGGCTGGCGACCTCGATTACGCCGTCGACCTCTGGGAAGATACCCCCGAACTGACGATTACCGCCGGCGCGGAGATGACGCTCGACCGTCTCGAAGCCCGCGGCTTCGACGGCCGGCTCGCGCTCCGCGTCAACCCCGGCATCGGCACCGGCCACCACGAGAAGGTCGCGACCGGGAAGGACGCGAAGTTCGGCCTGCCCTATGAGGAAGTCGAGGCCGTCGCCGAAGCGGCCCGCGAGCGGTTCGACCTCGTCGGGCTACACGCTCACGTCGGCAGCGGCGTCCTTTCCGGCGACCTCGACGACCACGAGCGGGCGCTCCAGCGGGTCGCAGACCTCGCCGAGCGCGTCGGCGACCTCGAATTCGTCGACTTGGGCGGCGGGTTCGGCGTTCCCTATCGCCCCGATGAGGAGCCGCTCGATATCGAGGCGGCCGCCGAGATGGTTCGACGGGTGACCGCTGACCTCGATGCGACGGTCGCGCTCGAACCCGGCCGCTATCTCGTCGCCGATGCCGGCGCGCTTGTGACACGGGTTAATACCATCAAGGAGACACCAGAAACCCGCGTCGTTGGCGTCGACGCCGGCCTTACGTCAATGATTCGTCCGGCGATGTTCGATTCCTACCATCATATCCGTAACGTCACCGGCGGCGACCGGGAGCCGGTCGAATCCAGCGTCGGCGGCCCGCTCTGTACCAGCGCGGACGTGTTCTGTACCGACCGGCCGATTCCGCGGCCCGAGGCCGACGATCTGCTCGCTATCGGCAACGTGGGCGCATACGGTATCAATCTCGCCAGCCAGTTCCACTCTCAGCCCCGCCCCGGCGAGGTCGCTATCGAGGGCGACAACGAACGGGTCACCCGTCGTCGAGAGACCTTCGAGGACCTGACGCGACTGGAAGACGAGGCCTCAGGTGCCGAGTAA
- a CDS encoding YncE family protein — protein sequence MERTVRRRTVLTVLASSGSVLVAGCSDDDGTETPETGDSGDGTDDGGNKAARADGDGDTDEGAENGDEPGSEGLLYAFAPDRAVAIAPEAGEVVEDLTDSIDPDLAGADWGDARLTHDRSRLFIVEADRNQLGAIDLKHREFLGWVDIGAGPTHAYNPVEGEIWAHADGEGRLYVVDTETLEVTDVIQSGLEEGGHGKLLTHEALQPIGFATNTDDSYGHVIDLESRERIDSISTGETGGTHYLMYAPESEVIYFERSGGDDMPYFDADTYEEVGRLDINGGLSLSPDTEMLGVWDDDTVYFVDATDRDSEILGSVTLEGRGPDDLDYFEEDDTLYAIVTNTTADEATVINVDEYAVESHIEVGEIDQDGHHLHRSGELGGDYYITPSGADGTIPVVDVENRELLHEVQVSDGVDTVCYVGDSSGAWY from the coding sequence GTGGAAAGAACTGTTCGCAGACGGACGGTACTGACTGTACTGGCAAGCAGCGGATCGGTCCTCGTTGCCGGCTGCTCGGATGATGACGGAACCGAAACGCCGGAGACGGGCGATAGCGGCGACGGTACTGATGACGGCGGAAACAAAGCCGCACGAGCCGATGGTGATGGTGACACCGACGAGGGGGCCGAGAACGGAGACGAACCCGGAAGCGAGGGGCTCCTGTATGCGTTCGCTCCTGACCGGGCGGTCGCAATCGCTCCCGAAGCGGGTGAGGTCGTCGAAGACCTCACCGACTCGATTGACCCGGATCTGGCTGGTGCCGACTGGGGCGATGCTCGCCTGACCCATGACCGCAGCCGGCTGTTCATCGTTGAGGCCGACAGAAACCAGCTCGGTGCAATCGACCTCAAGCATCGGGAGTTCCTCGGGTGGGTCGACATCGGTGCCGGCCCTACGCATGCCTACAACCCCGTGGAAGGAGAGATATGGGCGCATGCTGATGGCGAGGGGCGACTTTACGTCGTCGATACTGAGACACTTGAAGTCACGGACGTCATCCAATCGGGACTCGAAGAGGGCGGGCATGGGAAGCTTCTGACCCATGAGGCCCTCCAGCCTATCGGCTTCGCAACAAACACCGACGACTCGTACGGGCACGTTATCGACCTCGAATCACGCGAGCGAATCGACTCGATTAGCACCGGGGAAACGGGCGGCACCCATTATTTGATGTACGCCCCGGAAAGCGAGGTCATCTACTTCGAGCGGTCGGGAGGCGACGATATGCCGTATTTCGACGCCGATACGTACGAAGAGGTCGGCCGGCTCGATATCAATGGCGGCCTCTCTCTCTCACCCGACACCGAGATGTTAGGCGTCTGGGACGACGACACCGTCTACTTCGTCGACGCGACCGACCGCGACAGCGAGATACTCGGGTCAGTCACTCTTGAGGGTCGTGGCCCCGACGACCTCGATTACTTCGAAGAGGACGACACACTGTATGCGATTGTCACGAACACGACCGCTGACGAGGCTACGGTCATCAACGTCGACGAATATGCTGTCGAAAGCCACATTGAAGTCGGCGAAATCGACCAAGACGGCCACCATCTCCACCGGTCGGGGGAGCTCGGCGGCGACTACTATATCACCCCTTCAGGCGCGGATGGGACTATCCCGGTTGTCGATGTCGAGAACCGCGAGTTGCTGCACGAGGTTCAGGTCAGCGACGGAGTCGACACGGTTTGTTACGTCGGCGACAGCTCGGGTGCTTGGTATTAG
- a CDS encoding DUF7350 domain-containing protein produces the protein MNRRQFLAAGALVAAAGCLGPDDAEPPAAVDGQGASGRPQPDAKPDAVYMPTHREAMVHLPVAEAGPYRLSPMVAFAHEFWLVTGSETERVDASDPGLHVMVTPWDAETGQVLPVDTGGEMRIYRDENRIDQRAPWPMISQTMGFHFGDNIPIQEPGTYTVEVDVNPAGVRTTGDFDGRFMESATATFEFDYDDAVREELVEGTTFVDADRWGERGALEPMGEPDRSDHGEHDHGDGGDHNGDHSDHNGDHSDHNGDHSDHNGDHSDHNGDHSDHNGDHSDHNGDHSDHNGDHSDHNGDHGEHDHHEMPFSALPRAEEYPGLDLGVHESGDARFVVRYAENHRLADSGGGYLLVSPRTPYNRVPLADMALSVRGTVTTDLEQTLDSEVGLHYGASADLTAGDAFDLVVETPPQVARHAGYETAFLDMPSMPVEVPDR, from the coding sequence ATGAACCGGCGACAGTTTCTCGCTGCCGGCGCGCTCGTCGCAGCGGCCGGCTGCCTCGGGCCGGACGACGCCGAGCCACCGGCCGCAGTCGACGGCCAGGGAGCGTCAGGACGCCCCCAGCCCGACGCAAAGCCAGATGCAGTGTACATGCCGACTCATCGGGAGGCGATGGTCCACCTCCCGGTCGCCGAGGCCGGGCCGTACCGGCTCTCGCCGATGGTGGCGTTCGCCCACGAGTTCTGGCTCGTCACCGGCAGCGAAACCGAGCGGGTCGACGCAAGCGACCCCGGTCTTCACGTAATGGTTACCCCGTGGGATGCCGAGACCGGTCAAGTACTGCCGGTCGATACCGGCGGAGAGATGCGAATCTACCGGGACGAAAACCGCATCGACCAGCGCGCGCCGTGGCCGATGATTTCCCAGACGATGGGCTTTCACTTCGGCGACAACATCCCGATACAGGAGCCCGGTACCTACACCGTCGAGGTCGATGTCAACCCGGCGGGCGTCAGGACAACCGGCGACTTCGACGGCCGGTTTATGGAATCAGCGACGGCAACCTTCGAGTTCGATTACGATGACGCGGTTAGAGAAGAACTCGTCGAGGGCACCACGTTCGTCGATGCGGACCGCTGGGGCGAACGCGGCGCGTTGGAGCCGATGGGGGAGCCGGACCGCAGCGACCACGGCGAACACGACCACGGCGATGGTGGTGACCACAACGGCGACCACAGCGACCACAACGGCGACCACAGCGACCACAACGGCGACCACAGCGACCACAACGGCGACCACAGCGACCACAACGGCGACCACAGCGACCACAACGGCGACCACAGCGACCACAACGGCGACCACAGCGACCACAACGGCGACCACAGCGACCACAACGGCGACCACGGCGAACACGACCACCACGAGATGCCGTTTTCAGCCCTCCCACGCGCCGAGGAGTATCCGGGGCTGGACCTCGGCGTTCACGAAAGCGGCGATGCCCGATTCGTTGTCCGGTACGCTGAGAACCACCGGTTGGCCGACAGCGGCGGCGGCTATCTCCTTGTCTCGCCGCGGACGCCCTACAATCGGGTCCCGCTCGCCGACATGGCACTGTCAGTACGCGGAACCGTCACCACCGACCTCGAACAGACGCTCGACAGCGAGGTCGGCCTCCACTACGGGGCGTCTGCCGACCTCACGGCCGGCGACGCCTTCGACCTCGTCGTCGAAACCCCGCCGCAGGTCGCCCGACACGCCGGCTACGAGACCGCGTTCCTCGACATGCCGTCGATGCCCGTGGAGGTGCCGGACCGATGA
- the purB gene encoding adenylosuccinate lyase: MTERGPLYAVSPLDGRYARYTEPLTDYASEAALMCARVEVEVEYLIALADLDATPLSLTETTRENLRDCYREFDAEDADVIKQLETSGYGDYEATNHDVKAIEYFIRMYLPDEDEQGPWVHFGLTSEDVNNLAHRLLVKPAVEDVLVPEIRSIRDALADSAREHRDVPMLARTHGQPATPTTYGKELAVYAARLGQALGRLEAAADGITGKLAGASGTYAAHEAAYPDVDWQAVSRSFVESLGLEWRALSTQVNPCDDLAAVFDALRGVNNVLRDLDLDMWLYVSDRYLGQKSVAGETGSSTMPHKVNPIDFENSEGNLTKANSDLTFLADYVTTSRLQRDLSDSTVKRNIGSAFAYCLIAYEKTQRGLSKVTPNEAVMQESLDDNPEVIGEAVQTILRREGDTEAYERIKALTRGQRATLADFRELFDDLDVDESVKAELRALSPAGYTGIGAELVDELDN, from the coding sequence ATGACCGAACGGGGTCCGCTGTACGCCGTCTCGCCGCTTGACGGCCGCTACGCCCGATACACCGAACCGCTCACCGACTACGCCAGCGAGGCCGCACTGATGTGTGCCCGCGTCGAGGTCGAGGTCGAGTACCTCATCGCGCTCGCCGACCTCGATGCGACACCGCTGTCGCTCACGGAGACGACCCGCGAGAACCTGCGGGACTGCTACCGGGAGTTCGACGCCGAGGATGCCGATGTAATCAAACAGCTCGAAACGTCGGGCTACGGCGACTACGAAGCCACGAACCACGATGTCAAGGCCATCGAGTACTTCATCCGAATGTACCTGCCCGACGAGGACGAACAGGGGCCGTGGGTCCACTTCGGGCTCACAAGCGAGGACGTGAACAACCTCGCCCACCGGCTGCTCGTCAAGCCGGCCGTCGAGGACGTGTTGGTGCCCGAAATCCGGTCGATACGGGACGCTCTCGCCGACAGCGCTCGCGAGCACCGTGACGTGCCAATGTTGGCCCGAACCCACGGCCAGCCGGCGACGCCGACGACCTACGGCAAGGAGCTGGCCGTCTACGCCGCCCGGCTCGGGCAGGCGCTCGGCCGGCTGGAGGCCGCCGCCGACGGGATTACCGGAAAGCTTGCCGGCGCGTCTGGCACCTACGCCGCCCACGAGGCTGCCTACCCGGATGTCGATTGGCAGGCCGTCTCGCGGTCGTTCGTCGAGTCGCTTGGACTGGAATGGCGAGCGCTCTCGACGCAGGTCAACCCCTGCGATGACCTAGCGGCGGTCTTCGACGCCCTTCGCGGCGTTAACAACGTGCTTCGGGACCTCGATTTGGATATGTGGCTCTACGTTTCCGACCGCTATCTCGGCCAGAAATCCGTCGCTGGCGAAACCGGCTCCTCGACGATGCCGCATAAGGTCAACCCCATCGACTTCGAAAACAGCGAAGGGAACCTGACGAAGGCCAACTCGGATTTGACGTTCCTCGCCGACTACGTGACGACCTCGCGCCTCCAGCGGGACCTCTCGGATTCGACTGTCAAGCGGAACATCGGCTCGGCGTTCGCCTACTGTCTCATCGCCTACGAGAAGACCCAACGCGGTCTCTCGAAGGTAACGCCGAACGAGGCGGTCATGCAGGAATCGCTCGATGACAACCCCGAGGTCATCGGGGAAGCCGTACAGACCATCCTGCGCCGCGAGGGCGACACCGAGGCCTACGAGCGCATCAAGGCGCTGACACGCGGCCAGCGGGCGACACTGGCGGACTTCCGAGAGCTGTTCGACGACCTCGATGTCGACGAGTCGGTCAAAGCGGAGCTACGAGCGCTCTCGCCGGCCGGCTACACCGGTATCGGGGCGGAACTGGTCGACGAGCTCGACAACTAA